A single window of Archangium gephyra DNA harbors:
- a CDS encoding response regulator produces the protein MKVLLVEDDASLREGMGELIAEQAEVREAASVAQALEALQEERFSLVVTDLRIGDKGEGGRIILEAARQRLQPVAIVSAATAEEVVKVLRPHEPDAVLAKPFQIEDILGLVERFVTLRQQVEKAAERVPPGEGWTEVAAGVRMLEEPDGCQWVRMAPGVRHGRPVYRGRAGMVVVEGSLEVEGERRTGHQYFYLAAGPREVRTHEGCLAVSMALRG, from the coding sequence ATGAAGGTGTTGCTGGTGGAGGATGACGCCAGTCTCCGCGAGGGGATGGGGGAGCTGATCGCCGAGCAGGCCGAGGTGCGCGAGGCCGCCAGTGTGGCCCAGGCGTTGGAGGCCCTCCAGGAGGAGCGCTTCTCGCTGGTGGTGACGGATCTGCGCATTGGCGACAAGGGCGAGGGCGGGCGGATCATCCTGGAGGCGGCGCGGCAGCGGCTGCAGCCGGTGGCGATCGTCAGCGCGGCCACGGCCGAAGAGGTGGTGAAGGTGCTGCGGCCGCACGAGCCGGACGCGGTGCTGGCCAAGCCCTTCCAGATCGAGGACATCCTGGGGCTGGTGGAGCGCTTCGTCACCCTGCGCCAGCAGGTGGAGAAGGCGGCGGAGCGTGTGCCGCCGGGGGAGGGGTGGACGGAGGTGGCGGCGGGCGTGCGGATGCTGGAGGAGCCGGACGGGTGCCAGTGGGTGCGGATGGCGCCCGGGGTGCGTCACGGACGGCCGGTGTACCGCGGGCGCGCGGGCATGGTGGTGGTGGAGGGCTCGCTGGAGGTGGAGGGCGAGCGGCGGACGGGACACCAATATTTCTATCTGGCGGCCGGACCGCGTGAGGTGCGGACCCACGAAGGATGTCTGGCCGTCTCGATGGCGCTTCGCGGATAG